The window GCCGTCAGCGGATCCGCCCGCGCGGGGTGCCGTCGTGAGCTGGCCCCGCGGCGCGCGGGCAGCAGTGGAGCGGAGACCCCACCCCCCTGCCGCCCGCTCTGAGGAGCAAGCGCGCGGCgcgatttgctggtgagtttgcGGAATCCACCAGGACGTCTCGGTTCCCAAAATCAAAATTGGAACGCGAGCACCAATCTGGGAGCTATCGGAACCCCATTTCCCAATTGTCCCGGGAGGTTCGGAACCGTTGGGGGGTTGCTCGCGCTTTCCCCCAATCGTTATTGCTATCGTCATCGTTTTGAATGTTGCTTCGCTGTACGCAATTACTGCTCAAACAACCCTACCTGTTTCGTGCGGATTGCTTCTTCTAGCTCGCCTCGCCGCTCGGACTAGGTAGATCTGAGACGGAAATGCCGTGGTGCCCATTCCCTTGCATATGCAAAAGGATTTGCTccatcttttgggatgagatcTACCGCGTTTCTGATTCCGTGCCTGGTGCTGCTGCCTGCACAACCTAGTTGCTTGTTTTCCTCCTCAAATTGTTTGGTTCGCCCTGTACTTGCTTAAGATCGTGGGTAGGCCCCGGTTTGGTGATTAACTCACGACAGGCTGCTGGAATTTGAGGTTGTTTCTATCTGGCAAGGACAATAAAAGAAAGGGTAGTTGAAATTTGAAAAGGTGAACGGGTTAGTGTGGCTTGCCATTGTTAAACACAAAAGTAGTTGCCCGCCCCAGGGATGATGTCCATTGGAGGATCCTATGCCCAATTGGTAAGCTTGTAGCCTTGCGGTAACCATGCTCCACTTCGGCAGCGTGGTGATAGGTCCTCTTTGAATGCCTTGTTTAATGACAACCTCTCTCTTTGAATGCCTCCTGAAATGTTGCTATCCTTGGTTCATCCcgattgtgtgtgtgtgtttgataCGGCATTTATGCCTTCTTTGCAGGCTGAGCTCCACACTGGTTCTTGGAGGTTTGTGACAGACTACTGGGTGAGCACACCCACGcagaaagggaaagaaaagtagagagagaaagaaagatctCAATGGTTTGAAGTCTTCTGGAGAAAACAAGAGCAATGTGCTGTTGTATACTGGACTTGTTGAAGGAGCACCCCATATATTTGTAGGAGATACCTGTACGCTTGACTCATGGGCGACTGGGTTATAGGGGCGTTGATAAACATTGTTGGGAGTGTTGCCATAAACTTCGGTACTAACCTTCTGAAATTGGGCCATGATCAGGTGGATATTACATGTCTTTGAATTGTGCTCTTAGTTCTTCTAATttactatatatatgtgcttcAGTGAGATGGTCAGGGGAGACATGCTGCTGCCCTAGTGTGATCCATGGGGACATATGAGGGTGTGAAACACTCTAATCTAGATCCTTCATTTTTgccaaagagagaaaaaaactgAACACCAGTAATATAGGTATAGCTTTCATGAGAAAATGTTGTATTAGCTAATTAGGATCCTGGTTGGCTAGGTTGCTGTTTCTAGTGCACCTAATGACCTAAACATGTTTTAAGCAAAGAATTGTGCATATGACAACAAAGTATAGGACATCGCAGCAAATATAGCTTGATTCCCCAGCCCAATTTTGGTAACAGCTAATCTTTGCTGTGTCGTTTGACCATATTTTCTACATTAATGCTGAACATCCTTTGAAATAAATACAATCAATAAGAAACTAGGTAAGAAGAAATAGGCACCCAAGCTCATGTTGAAGAGAACTTGAACTTGGGTGGTGGTGTACACCCACACATCCCACCAACCGAACTAGGTTCAGTTCCCATATGTGAATATTATGTTGTTCTACATGGCCGAACAAAGGTTTATTTTACCCGGTGGAACAATAAAAAAattctgtttgttttctttggCAGAGAGAAAAGCTTTCTGCAATTAACAACAGCGAGGGCAATGACAAATTTGTTCCAAAGTCAGTTATGCATTTCCAGACTTGGAGAATAGGTAATCCTGTCTGATAGAACTCATGTACCAAGTCTAGAGTCTTTGATAAATTAATAAAGGCCAACTTTAATGCTACATCTCCATTCAGGTATACTCTTCTTTGCTGCTGGCAACTGCCTCAACTTCATGTCCTTTGCATATGCTGCACAGGTTCGTTATGATCTCCTCAGAGTCATTAATGATTGTGTGTAAACATGTCAAGAATAGAGATTGTGGATTCGTTCTCTGTTATCATTGCAATATAGGAATAGCGTTTTCCATTAGTTCTTGAGGTAAAAAAGACGAGGTGCTTAGTCCTACAGTTTCCACCTCTGCTTGGTTCTTACTTATAACTCATTATGCATCCgatatattttcttttacattTCAATCTAGTGTTTTAGTGTGGGAATTGATGATTTATTTTGCTATGTTGCAGTCACTTCTTGCAGCTCTTGGATCAATCCAGTTTGTGTCCAATATTGCATTTGCCTATTTTGTGTTGAACAAGACTATTTCAGTGAAGTATGTATTTTTCTCACTTTGTGGTAACTGAAATGAAAATAACAAGCATGCATGGAATCATGAGATTGATTAAGcttttgctctttttttttccagagtCATGGTAGCCACAACGTTTATTGTCTTTGGCAACATTTTCTTAGTTTCCTTCGGCAACCATCAATCACCTGGTATGGGTTGTTCCATCCTCCATTTGTAATATATGTAGTCCTTTAGTAAGATAAATTTGAGCCTATATCACTTGTGCTTGTTTTTATATCTTAAACATGACTTGCATGTGAGGGAAGCAGCAAGCTTAACTGCAGCATATTTACAAAGAAGAGCTGTGCAACTTCAGTATTTAGTGGTTCCTAAGCAGATTTGCTGATACTAAAATTATATTGGCACTTGGCAGTTTACACACCGGAGCAGTTGATAGCAAAATACAGCAATTTGGTGTTTGTTCTTTATTGCATGTCATTGGTTTTTGTGGTTGCATTCAACCATTATCTCTACAGGTGAGACCTTATCCATAAAACCTAGTCTCTTCAGTAACAGGGTCATGCTCTTCCTTACCAATTTCAAAAACTTTGTTGCAGGAGTGGAGAGACTATTATTTCAAATAGTTCGAAAGATGCTGGTACATATTGGCGAACAATGTTGCCATTTTCTTATGCTGTTGTATCGGGTGCTATTGGATCTTGCTCAGTCTTGTTTGCAAAATCATTGTAGGTTATATTGTATTCATCAAGATCCATGCATCCACCATTGCTGATTCTTTCAGATTTATTCGGTGCTGATTACCATGTGTTGTTTCTCCCCCTTTCCATTTTCTGTCCAGGTCTAATATGCTGAGGTTAACTATGAGCAGCAGATACGAGTTCCATAGCTGGTTCACATACTCAATTGTTCTGCTGTTTCTGTGTACTGCAGGATTTTGGGTATGGCTAACTGAATGCATTGTTTCTTAGGGCTGAGACCACTGTACATGCTATTGTTTTTATACATTGCTGTCTAATTCAACTCCCCTATGTGACAGATGGCTAGACTGAATGAAGGGCTGTCATTATTTGATGCAATACTGATTGTTCCAATGTTTCAAATTGCATGGACCTTCTTCTCTATTTGTACAGGATTTGTTTACTTTCAGGAATATCAAGTGAGTGCCTGTTTGTGATAAAAATGTGAATCTTGTGTCGCTCAATTAGAAACTGAAGGTTCTGTTTTTCCTCTATCAGGTATTTGATACTCTTAGGATAATTATGTTTGTGTTGGGCATGACATTTGTCTTCTTGGGGATCTCCTTGCTAGCACCCGATGACAGTAAAGGTTGGTAAAACATTGATTTTTCATGTGCTTTCACACAAACATGCATGACTTTTCACTCTTGGTCAATTTTCAGCAGCTGACACCAAAGATGGTTTGAGCGCCACCGAGGAATCCGTAATTGACATGGACAGGTTTTTTTTCAGACTTGTTGAAAGTTTCAAGTTTTGCTCCATTGCATTTTGTGTCCAGTAATTTACTTGTGAATTTATGGTTTAACATATAACCTGGACATTGCAGAAATGGTAAGATGCATATGGAAGAGACACAAGCAGATGGTAGCAACTCCTTTGTAACTTCTGTAAAAGTAAAAGCAAAACGTGTATTGTTGAAGGCAAAGGTGATTATCTTTCCTCCAGGACCTGATTCTACTGTAGATCCGTTACTGGTCCACCTTGCTCATCCGATCTTATTTACAGTCGGCATGCTCCATGTCCCTTGGCCTTGGGGAGGAGAGCATAAGCGCTTCGTCGGTGCTTGCAATGCCCATGGTCTCATCAAGAACAACTGGCTTCAGAGGAATCGGAAACGAGCGGTCGAAGTATGTCCCCTTACGAACCACAGATTGGAGTAATCTATAGCCGATGTTGATCTATAGATACACATCAAAGGTCTTGACTTTCGATGTTGCCTACGGATGCCAGTGAAGTTTTTTGTTGCTCCCGAGGGCAATTATCTGTTCTAAGTCATAGTTAGATGTTAGCCTGTAAGAGTGTATAGTTCAACGCCCCCCGCCCCTCCTCTCTAAACACTGTCCATACCCAGGTTGTAATTCTTGGAAACAGCTGCCCGTACTACATGTGTAAACAACCCGTTTTAGGATGAAAATTCGAGCGATTCGGACAAGTCAGTAGAAATTGGGTGGCGACAAGTTCTTCATTCTTTTCGTgaactgtggcgacaagtcagCATTATACAAAATTGATCTAACATACAAAATGTTCCAAcaagttaaaaaaaattgatcaaatttatacaagATTGTACTAAcatatatataaatttagttaaaCTTGCAATTGTTTGACCTCTTGGGAAGTGAGAGTCACATTCTTTTTGGATGGGGTAGGTCACAAGCCGTTATGTTCAGAGATAGATCACCGTAGTTGCTTTCCCCGAATAGGCAGAGATAGCCGGTTTCCGCTGAAGAGGATCATATGATTCTAGCAAGAATCGTACCATGTTTTTTTGCAAAACTCTGGGGTTCTAGATAGTGGAAGTCCAATCTCCAAAGTCACTCGTTTCTCGATCTGAATCTGTGTGATCGGAGGAAGTTCTTTCTTGCTGGTTGGCTGGTTACTGCCCTGTGCCCTCCCTATCGACTACCAGAATTTTTGTGCAGGCAATAAACCCAGTGGTCctcgaggccggcggccggggtacGGAAACGCGTAGCTCTCCGACACGGACAGGCGGGCAAACTGAGAAGAAGTTGCCGTGCAACCTCCGTCCTCATCGGCGCCGTGGCGATCGGCGAGCCAAGTTGTGGAGCACTCGAGCTGGTGGTTCGTTGGGCTGCTTACCCGTGACCCGTCCCGCTCGCTAGTAACAGCAGCGTCCCCATCTGGAGCAAATGCTGATGCCTGTCTTCCCTTCCTCCCTCGAAGACTTATTGCTCGCATCGCAGTCGTCCCGTCCCCCGCCACCGCGTCGTCGTGCCCGCCGCACCTTCTTAACCTCCCCAGCCAGCCACGTCGTCGCCGATCTCGTCACGCATTAGGGTACAAGCATCATCTTCTACAGCTCGACCTTCTTCACCGGCAGTCGTCACAGAGTAGCGCCTAGCGCGCAGCTTCTTCTGATCAGTCCCCGCTTCGCTTGCTTGCTTTCGTTCTCTCCTTTGCGGCTACCCAGTTCGCAGATTGCAATTGATTGATGGAgctcccgcgccggcggccggagccggCGGCGATCGACATCACCTGGGTGTCGTGCCGCGGCGTGAGGTCGTCGCTCCCGTTCCACACGCCCTGCCTTTACGCGTCCATCTTCGTCACCCCGTCGTCCGCCAGGGGCGTCCACGGCCCCCGCCGGCCACACCGCGTCAAGACGCCCACGgaccgcgccggcggcgtgaaCCCCGAGTGGGACGCGCCCCTGCGGCTCTACCTCCCTGaggcctcgccgtcgccattgccggcggaggtggaggcggcgggaaAGAGCAGCAACAAGGAcactggcgacggcgacgacgacgacgacgacgtcctTCTGCTGCGGTTCGAGCTCAAGGCGGAGGTGGCCGTCCTCGGGGACAAGCTGGCCGCGTCCGCCGCGGTGCCGGTCCGCGACCTCGTCGCCGACGGGCGGACGCGCCGCGTGTCGTACCAGCTCGCGGGCCCCGACGTCAGGCAGCCCAACGGCGTCATCTCCTTCTCCTACGCCTTCCACGacaggaacggcggcggcgacggccacagcagcgacggcgagctcgccgtcACGCCGCTCTACCCGACGGCGTCGTCCACCAGTCCCGTCGCGCACCCACGACCGCCCACGACCGCGGCGCCGCGGCTGTACCCGGCGATAGAGTGGCCACTGGCAGATCAAACTTTACCAATGATTTACCCACCGCCGGTGTCAGCAGAAGCCGTCGCGCGGTACTACCCTCCTCCACCGTCCACGACTCCGGTGGAGCCGGTTGCGGtctacccgccgccgccgttggcaGGGTCGTCGGCCGCCTGCAGCGTGTACCCGCCAGTTGTGGACGCGGTGCCGGCCAGCGGTATGTATCCGACGGTGGACCTTGCTCCGGTGAGCTGCtacccgccggcggcgccggcactgTACGGCGTGGGATGCGGGTACGCGGCTGCGCCGGGATGGGATGATCGGTGCCTGTACGGCTGAAGCCATTGTTGTTACGCCACGCACGGGTTTCCTAGTTTGGTTGACCATGTCTTGGTGCTGCCCTGCCCACCCCGCCTCCGCGTTTTACATGGTACGCGGAGCCGTCCGGCGCGCGGCGTGTAGTTGTCGGGCACTGCATACAGTTGAGCCTTGCAGGCGTAGATACGCTCGTTTGactgttttttttcttaattttatTCATATTTTTAACTTCGGCAATgtgatacatatatatgtatcgtTATTGAGCTGTATGCACCTATATATTAACTTGTTCCGAGAAAATAACTGAATaagaaagacaaaaaaaaattgtaattgTACCTACATCAAAAGTCTAATTTACTGAACTATGTTCCAGTTCGGTGGTGGAAAATAGACCATGGGTCCCTCTTGTGGTGTGTACGTaaccctgctaatgggttggaacccgcaCCATACCCAACTCCAcccaaaattaatatatttagatacccaacccaattagttaatttctcaactctaaccaacccgccccattataagcgggtaacccataaaaaTCCATGGGTTCTAATATGCATAAGAATTAagtggttctacacttaatgtggggaccacatatatgtctagccacGCTACTTTGCACATagtatctgtcagtcatattgactcatctctaaaaatttcagtcaatttcgataaaattttatagtgtgaacgcgagattttaattctagggtccggctcttgatgtggagcccacgtgtagttctaaccacgctgctttgcacagagtaaccgccagtcgtactgagtcatctctaacaaattttagtcaatttcgataaaattttatagtgtgaacgcaaggttttaattccagggtccggctctttatgtggggcccacaggtagttctagccacactgctttgcacaaaatagctgccagtcgtactgagtcatctccaacaaaattcagtcaatttcgataaaattttctgatataaacacgtggttttaatttcagagtccagctctcacgtgggacccacattaatatatagttatactattttataaaaagtatccatttcaacccaccccaacccgcctCAACCCGCGTTTATATAGAACCcaccccgacccaccccattaactaatacaacccattttaacTCATCCAAACACTctccatttcaaaacccaccccataaaacccatttcaacccaacccattagcagccCTAGCGTACGGAAAAGTCTTAAGATCCTTGCGCCTAACCTTGTGACAGAAACTAAAAAATTACAGATAAAATTCAACGTGAGCAGTAGGCCTTCAAATTTTTTGCTGAGTACATACGTACAGTAATCTCTATTGAAAGAGCAAAAGGCAGATGGAATATATATGGTCCTTCTGTTCTGAAGGAGCATCGGAACTTTGGAACACAAGCCAAATGGGCTGCATCATCCTGCGGCTTAGAATATATGCAGGCTAATGCATGGGCTGTATCACATGGAGAGGCATATGTGCTACAAATTCACAGCCCGTCATGAAGTGGGAGGGAAACGAAAATTTGACCCATCAAGGCTATCGGATGAAGCGAAAGTAATAAATTCAGCCCATGAATAAAGAAGTGAGAGAGTCATTTGTGTTAATGATATATTTAGGGGAAAGGATCTTTTATCCtattccttttttattttctactcATTTTCCTTCTATTTTCTTTCTGTTTTTTTAGGTtctctattttattttattttatttgtattttatataataatttatatgcaatatatataatgttttccttttattttttatttaatattttataattttctcCTTAATATTACGGAtttttatctttatttttttatactaATTTGTTCATCAAGTATGCATATTTTGTTTGCAGCTTAAAATAATTTGTTTGCGTGTGCAACCATTTTTGTTCACTTTTGTAGACTAATTTGATGTgatattatttatttaatttatcGACTAAATTTATTTGCATGTGTGTTTATTTTTCATTTCGTGGATTGATTTGTTCATAGTGATAAATTATTTGTTCCCTGTATATAACAATTTATCCATGCATACAACAATTTATTTGTGATGTTCAATCATTTTGTTTGTAGCATAATATTATTTATTCATCACGCTTAATCTCTTTGTTCACGCAACACTCATTTGTTCTAGTTATTCAAGTAGAAGTTGACTAAGGTGGCATGTTGCACATGCTCTTATTAGCTTTTTTCCGTGTATCCTTATTATGTGTGCTCTTCTAATAATTAGATCtccaaatatatatatttttgaaaataaaattttttactTAAAACACTTCTCGTGAGATTTAATATTTATATGCAAAAAGGTGcttttaaaaataactttccCATGTTTCCAAATTATTACAAATATCAATTAAGTGAGCGTTCAGCCCGGATTCTTCGTCGCACCATTAGCCTAGGGGTTACTCTTTTTTTTAACCATGATATTCTCTGTGTAGCTACACATGGGCTATTGAAGCATGGGGATTCTATTTGAATCGGATCCTAACAAAACTTGAGCATTATTATTTGCACCATATTTGCAATATATGTTTATATTATAGAATAAATCTAAGTTGAAAAGGTCAAATTCCGCACATGTAGCTTCAATAGAACTTTTTATAATCTTTTCGTATCAATCAGTTAGGGCTGTAAGACGCTTACGTAGTTATCGTTCATTTAGCCACAGCCACCTGCAAGCCAGCAGTAGTAAGTTTACGCCTTCCTTTGTGCGTGGACTACCAACCCCACATGACGACCACCTCTCATCATCACTGCGCGGAAGATGCGCATTTCTGCATGTATGTTACTGCATGTTACAAGGCCGGCGGTTATCCCAAACGATACAGCATGCAGTAACAGCTAGCAGAGCTGGATCGGACTTGGACTACTCGCCCACACTGCATGTACCGAATGATGGAGCTGCGCATCAGTTGGATCGAGAACGCGGAGCTAGAAGTGGCAGATACGCGGATTAGCCATCATGCATACAGTAGTAATTTAATTAATCCCGCTTTATTTATCCGGGTTGCGGTGAAACGAAGCAATGGAGACGCGAGCGATCAGGCTAAAAGCTGCTTCTCCAGCTTGGCAGCGGCCCGCGGAGAACAGGCGCACAGTTGCCTAAGCGACGCGATTGGGAGGACGAGGCTCCCCCGGTCTTCTGGCCGTTCTccagcttcttctgctcaagtAACTACGCGGCGGGTCATGGTCATGCAGATGGGCCCTGATGGCCTGCCTTGCTAGTAGCTCTGTGGGCCATCTAGAATGTCTAGCAGTCTTGCTAGGCGAGTAGGTGTGAATTATATTCTTTTTTGCCAAACATGCATATGATGATGCAGTAGCAGTATCGATCGACTGACAAGTGTGTGCCTTGCGTGGCCATGAAAATTGATGCTGTGTTTGTCTTTGTTTAGCCTTCCGTGGCTTTAACTTCTTTATTAATAGAAAAGGGGCACTCTGTGCTCGTttcgttcaaaaaaagaaaaaaagaaaattgatGCTGTGGTTGCGCGTACTCGTAATCGTGATGCCCAAGCAGGTTAGCTATTTTTCCGATCGATCTTTTCTCTTCAAAGGAAATCAACCGTGTTGTGTccatcttgttttttttttctaccgCTGATTTAGTTTTTCTTCCAGAAGAGCAGAACAGCATTACGTTATTTTAGTCTGTCTCATTTTAGCCTTGTTGGGTACAGACTAACTAGGTTTGTTCCTTCATGTCTGACTTATTTTGTCTTGGTATACGTACGTATAATAATCACCATTTCAAACTTTGGCTTCGATAGTTGACAATAATAATAAGAGTAtatatacatgtgataattatttttatttgtagcatcttattgtagttatatgcgttatcaatttatttgatatttgaatactatcaaattattgtatttatatgttttatccatttatttgataagtgaatagtatctatttattataaatatatgcattatcaattatataaatgtattattataaattggtagtatgaatgaactatttgtacagtacaatgatgtatataaatgtattgtggacccagatgagtcggcaatgaatgtacatggccgaccggcgttcaaaggagttcatggatggcgtgcatgaattcatagaagcgg is drawn from Panicum virgatum strain AP13 chromosome 1N, P.virgatum_v5, whole genome shotgun sequence and contains these coding sequences:
- the LOC120655882 gene encoding probable magnesium transporter NIPA8 isoform X2, with the protein product MGDWVIGALINIVGSVAINFGTNLLKLGHDQREKLSAINNSEGNDKFVPKSVMHFQTWRIGILFFAAGNCLNFMSFAYAAQSLLAALGSIQFVSNIAFAYFVLNKTISVKVMVATTFIVFGNIFLVSFGNHQSPVYTPEQLIAKYSNLVFVLYCMSLVFVVAFNHYLYRSGETIISNSSKDAGTYWRTMLPFSYAVVSGAIGSCSVLFAKSLSNMLRLTMSSRYEFHSWFTYSIVLLFLCTAGFWMARLNEGLSLFDAILIVPMFQIAWTFFSICTGFVYFQEYQVFDTLRIIMFVLGMTFVFLGISLLAPDDSKADTKDGLSATEESVIDMDRNGKMHMEETQADGSNSFVTSVKVKAKRVLLKAKSACSMSLGLGEESISASSVLAMPMVSSRTTGFRGIGNERSKYVPLRTTDWSNL
- the LOC120655882 gene encoding probable magnesium transporter NIPA8 isoform X1 — encoded protein: MGDWVIGALINIVGSVAINFGTNLLKLGHDQREKLSAINNSEGNDKFVPKSVMHFQTWRIGILFFAAGNCLNFMSFAYAAQSLLAALGSIQFVSNIAFAYFVLNKTISVKVMVATTFIVFGNIFLVSFGNHQSPVYTPEQLIAKYSNLVFVLYCMSLVFVVAFNHYLYRSGETIISNSSKDAGTYWRTMLPFSYAVVSGAIGSCSVLFAKSLSNMLRLTMSSRYEFHSWFTYSIVLLFLCTAGFWMARLNEGLSLFDAILIVPMFQIAWTFFSICTGFVYFQEYQVFDTLRIIMFVLGMTFVFLGISLLAPDDSKAADTKDGLSATEESVIDMDRNGKMHMEETQADGSNSFVTSVKVKAKRVLLKAKSACSMSLGLGEESISASSVLAMPMVSSRTTGFRGIGNERSKYVPLRTTDWSNL
- the LOC120653535 gene encoding ABI gene family member 3-like; protein product: MELPRRRPEPAAIDITWVSCRGVRSSLPFHTPCLYASIFVTPSSARGVHGPRRPHRVKTPTDRAGGVNPEWDAPLRLYLPEASPSPLPAEVEAAGKSSNKDTGDGDDDDDDVLLLRFELKAEVAVLGDKLAASAAVPVRDLVADGRTRRVSYQLAGPDVRQPNGVISFSYAFHDRNGGGDGHSSDGELAVTPLYPTASSTSPVAHPRPPTTAAPRLYPAIEWPLADQTLPMIYPPPVSAEAVARYYPPPPSTTPVEPVAVYPPPPLAGSSAACSVYPPVVDAVPASGMYPTVDLAPVSCYPPAAPALYGVGCGYAAAPGWDDRCLYG